Proteins from a genomic interval of Equus quagga isolate Etosha38 chromosome 11, UCLA_HA_Equagga_1.0, whole genome shotgun sequence:
- the ALOX12B gene encoding arachidonate 12-lipoxygenase, 12R-type has protein sequence MATYKVKVATGTDLLSGTTDSISLTIVGTQGESHKQLLNHFGRDFATGAVDEYTVQCQQDLGELIIIRLHKERYSFFPKNSWYCNYVQISAPNGHTYHFPAYQWMDGYETLALREATGKTRADDKLPILLEHRQEEIRAKQDFYHWRVFVPGLPNYLHIPSYRPPVRRNPNRPEWNGYIPGFPILINIKATKFLNSNLRYSFLKTASFFMRLGPMALGLKLRGLVDCERSWKRLKDIKKIFPSNKSVISEYVAEHWAEDSFFGYQYLNGINPGLLRRCTRIPDKFPVTEDMVAPFLGEGTCLQAELEKGNIYLADYRILEGIPTVELNGQKQHHCAPLCLLHFGPEGNMMPIAIQLSQTPGPDCPIFLPSDSEWDWLLAKTWVRYAEFYCHEAISHLLETHLIAEAFCLAMLRQLPMCHPLYKLLVPHTRYTIQINSIGRALLLNEGGLSARAMSLGLEGFAEVMVRALSETTYDSLYLPNDFVERGVQNLPGYYYRDDSLAVWDALERYVTEIITYYYPCDAAVEGDLELQSWVREIFKECLLGRESSGFPTCLRTVPELIRYVTIVIYTCSAKHAAVNTGQLEFTAWMPNFPSSMRNPPMRAKGLTTLETFMDTLPDVKTTCITLLVLWTLSREPDDKRRLGHFPDIHFVEEVPRRSMETLRQRLAQISHNIRQRNKCLPIPYYYLDPMLIENSISI, from the exons ATGGCCACCTACAAAGTCAAGGTGGCCACTGGTACTGATCTCTTGTCAGGAACGACGGACTCCATCTCCCTGACCATCGTGGGGACCCAAGGAGAGAGCCATAAGCAGCTGCTGAACCACTTTGGGAGAGACTTTGCAACCGGAGCG GTGGATGAGTATACTGTCCAGTGCCAGCAGGACCTCGGGGAGCTCATCATCATCCGTCTGCACAAGGAGCGCTACTCCTTCTTTCCCAAGAACTCCTGGTACTGCAACTACGTGCAGATCTCTGCGCCCAATGGCCACACCTACCACTTCCCTGCCTACCAGTGGATGGATGGCTACGAGACCCTGGCACTCCGGGAGGCTACAG GAAAGACAAGAGCAGACGACAAGCTCCCCATCCTTCTGGAGCACCGACAGGAGGAGATCAGGGCCAAGCAGGACTTCTACCA CTGGAGGGTCTTCGTTCCCGGCCTGCCCAATTACCTGCATATCCCCAGTTACCGCCCTCCTGTACGGAGAAACCCCAACCGGCCTGA GTGGAATGGATATATCCCGGGATTCCCGATTCTCATCAACATTAAGGCCACCAAGTTCCTGAACTCAAATCTCCGCTACTCCTTCCTGAAGACCGCCTCCTTCTTCATGCGCCTGGGGCccat GGCACTGGGGTTGAAACTCCGCGGTCTGGTGGACTGCGAACGGTCGTGGAAGAGACTGAAGGACATTAAGAAAATTTTCCCTTCCAACAAGTCTGTCATCTCCG AGTACGTGGCCGAGCACTGGGCAGAGGACAGCTTCTTTGGGTACCAGTACCTCAATGGTATCAACCCAGGCCTGCTCCGCCGCTGCACGCGGATCCCAGATAAGTTCCCCGTCACAGAAGACATGGTGGCCCCGTTCCTGGGCGAGGGAACGTGCCTGCAAGCCGAGCTGGAG AAGGGGAACATTTACCTGGCAGACTACCGCATCTTGGAGGGCATCCCCACCGTTGAGCTCAACGGCCAGAAGCAGCACCACTGCGCCCCCCTCTGCCTACTGCACTTTGGCCCGGAAGGGAACATGATGCCCATCGCCATCCAG CTCAGCCAGACCCCAGGGCCCGACTGCCCCATTTTCCTGCCCAGTGACTCAGAGTGGGACTGGCTGCTGGCTAAGACGTGGGTGCGCTATGCCGAGTTCTACTGCCACGAGGCCATCTCCCACCTGCTGGAGACCCACCTCATCGCTGAGGCCTTCTgcctggccatgctgaggcagctaCCCATGTGTCACCCCCTCTACAAG CTCCTTGTCCCCCACACCAGATACACCATCCAGATCAACAGCATCGGGCGGGCCCTCCTCCTCAATGAGGGGGGACTCTCTGCCAGG GCCATGTCCCTGGGCCTGGAGGGCTTTGCTGAGGTGATGGTGCGGGCTCTGTCAGAGACCACCTATGACAGTCTCTACCTCCCCAACGACTTTGTGGAGCGTGGGGTTCAGAACCTGCCAGGATACTATTACCGTGATGACTCCTTGGCAGTGTGGGATGCGCTGGAGAG GTACGTGACAGAGATCATCACCTACTATTACCCATGTGACGCGGCTGTGGAGGGTGACCTGGAATTGCAGTCCTGGGTGCGGGAGATATTCAAGGAGTGCCTACTAGGGCGTGAAAGCTCAG GTTTTCCCACGTGCTTGCGAACGGTGCCCGAGCTGATCCGATATGTCACCATTGTCATCTACACCTGCTCTGCCAAGCACGCAGCTGTCAACACAGGGCAG CTGGAGTTCACCGCCTGGATGCCTAACTTCCCGTCATCCATGCGGAACCCCCCGATGCGGGCCAAGGGGCTGACCACTCTGGAGACCTTCATGGACACGTTGCCGGATGTGAAGACCACGTGCATCACCCTACTGGTGCTCTGGACACTCAGCCGGGAACCTGACGACAAG CGGCGCCTGGGCCACTTCCCTGACATCCACTTCGTGGAGGAAGTCCCACGGAGGAGCATGGAGACCCTCCGCCAGCGCCTGGCCCAG